CCCTGGGCGACCGCGACCTGGACCTCGCCGCTGCCGGGACCGGGGAAGTCGGTGACCGTCTCCTCGCCGCCCCCGCTCGACAGCATGGGCCCGACGACGCTCCACACGACGTAGCCGGCGCCGAGCACGAGGGCCAGCGCCATGACGATCACGACGATGCTGCGGCGGCGGCGCTTGCGGCGCTCCTTGGCCTTGCGGGCCTTGCCGCGCTGGCGGGCGCGTCGCGACGCGGCGGGCTCGCTCGCGTGCTGCGTCGGTGCGCCGAGGAAGAGGTCACTCACGTTCTCTTCCCTCCGATCCCTGGCTCGTCGGTCCGTCGTGCCGCTCATCTGCACCGTCCTGCAGTCTCGTCCGTCCGTCCCCGCAGCCACCCGCGTCACGCGCGACCACCGGCGGGTCCGCGTCGACCCGTTCTCCCGCCCGTGCACCCGTGACCCGCTCCGCGTCCAGCGCGGTCTGCAGGATCACCACCGCGGCCGCCTGGTCGACGACCTGCCGGTGGCTGCGCCCGGCCCGACCGGACGCGCGCAGCGCCTGATGGGCGGACACAGTGCTCATCCGCTCGTCGACCAGCCGCACCGGGACGGGTGCGACGGCCTGCGCCAGCACCACAGCGTACGCGCGTGCGGCCTCCGATGCGGCACCTTCGGCCCCGGAGAGGTGTCGCGGGAGTCCGACATACACGACAGCCGCAGCGCGCTCGTCCGCCTCCGCCGCGATGCGCAGCACGTCCGCCGGGAGCGCTCCCGGGGCCGGGCGACGGGTGTCGCGCGGCACGGTGTCCACCGGCGTCGCGATCAGGCCGTCGGGGTCGCTCGCGGCGAGCCCGACGCGCACGCTGCCCACGTCCACGCCGAGCCTGCTCCCGCGCGTGACCGGCGCGGCGGTGTCCGGCGGCACCTCAGGCCGCCGCGCCGATCTCGGCCCGCAGGCCGTCGAGCGCAGCACCGAGGCGGCTCGCGTCCGTGCCGCCGCCCTGCGCGAGGTCGTCCTTGCCGCCGCCGCCGCCGCCGAGCACGCCCGACGCCGACTTCACGAGCGCACCGGCCCGCACCCCGCGCTCACGCGCGGCGGCGTTGGTCGCGACGACCACGACCGGGCGGCCCTTGGCGACCCCACCGACCGCGACGACGGCCGGCTCGGACTCGCCGAGCCGGGCCCGGACGTCGAGCACGAGCGTGCGCAGGTCGTCGGCCGAGGACACCTCGCCGGCGTCGTGCGCGACGACGCGGACGCCGCCCACCTCGCTCGCGCCCGACGCCAGGGCGCCGGCTCCGGCGAGGACCTGGGCCTGGCGCAGCGCGGCGAGCTCCTTCTCCGACTCCTTGAGGCGCGTGAGCAGCGACGACACGCGGTCGCCGAGCTCGTCGGGACGCGCGCCGAGCAGGCCCGAGAGCTGCCCGACGAGCGCGTGCTCCTTCGCCTGGAACCCGTACGCGCCGTCGCCGACGAGCGCGTCGACGCGCCGCACGCCCGAACCGATCGACGACTCGCCGAGCAGCGTGACGAGCCCGAGCTGACCCGAGCGGCGCACGTGCGTCCCGGCGCACAGCTCACGCGACCAGTCCCCGCCGATCGAGACGACCCGCACCCGGTCGCCGTACTTCTCGCCGAACAGCGCCATCGCGCCGAGCGCGCGCGCCTCCGCGATCGGCATGACCTCGTCGGTCACGTCGAGGTCCTCCGCGAGCTGGGTGTTGACGCGCTCCTCGATCTCGGAGAGCGCCCCGGCGGGCACCGCGGCGCTCGACCGGAAGTCGAACCGGATCCGGCTCGGGGCGTTCTCGGAGCCGGCCTGCGTCGCGGTGTCGCCGAGGGCCTCGCGCAGCGCCTTGTGCACCATGTGGGTCGCGGTGTGCGCGCGGCTGATCGCCTTGCGCCGGAGCACGTCGATCGTCGCGGTGCCGGCCTCGCCGAACGTGACCGTGCCGTCGACCAGGCGGCCGTGGTGCACCGAGAGCCCCTTGACGGGCGCCTGGACGTCGTCGACCTCGATGCGCGCACCGCCGTCGAGCACGATCGTGCCCTGGTCCGCGAGCTGGCCGCCCGACTCCGCGTAGAACGGCGTGCGGTCGAGGACGACCTCGACGTCGGCCGGCGCGGTCGCCGCGGGGGCGGGCACGCCGTCGACGAGGAGCCCCACGACGCGCGAGCGCGACGTGGTGTCGGTGTAGCCGAGGAACTGGACCGGGCCCGACTGCTCGCTGCTCAGCGTCTGGTGCAGCTCCTGGTACGCCGCGGTGTCCGCGCGTCCGGCCCGCTTCGCGAGGGCGTCGGCGCGCGCACGCTGGCGCTGGGCCTGCATGAGCGCGCGGAACGCGGTCTCGTCCACCGAGACGCCCTGCTCGGCGGCCATCTCGAGCGTGAGGTCGATCGGGAACCCGTAGGTGTCGTGCAGCTGGAACGCCTGCTCGCCCGACAGCAGCGGCGTCGCCGCCGGGGCGTCTGCCCCGGCCTGCGTCTTCACGGTCCGTACCGCGGTGTCGAGGATCGTCGTGCCGGCCGCGAGCGTGCGGCGGAACGCGTCCTCCTCGGCGTACGCGACGGTGCTGATGCGGTCGAACCGCTCCGCGAGCTCGGGGTAGGACGGGCTCATCGCGTCCTTGCTCACCGGGAGCAGCGTCGGCAGCGCGAGGTCCTCGACGCCGAGCAGGCGCATCGCGCGCACCGAGCGGCGCAGCAGGCGGCGCAGGACGTAGCCGCGGCCCTCGTTGGACGGCGTCACGCCGTCGCCCATGAGCATGAGGCTGCTGCGGACGTGGTCCGCGACCACGCGCATGCGCACGTCGTCGTCGCGGTCCGCGCCGTAGCGGCGCCCCGAGAGCTCCTGCGCCGCCTGGATGACCGGGAAGACCTCGTCGATCTCGTACATGTTGTCGACGCCCTGGAGCAGGTACGCGACGCGCTCGAGCCCCATGCCGGTGTCGATGTTCTTCTGCTGGAGCTCCCCGAGGATCGGGAAGTCCTCCTTGCCGCCGCCGTCACCCCGCTCGTACTGCATGAACACGAGGTTCCAGATCTCGATGTAGCGGTCCTCGTCGACCACGGGACCGCCCTCGGCGCCGTACTCCGGCCCGCGGTCGACGTAGATCTCCGAGCACGGGCCGGCCGGGCCGCGCGCGCCCGTCGACCAGTAGTTGTCCTTCATCCCGCGGCGCTGGATGCGCTCGTCGGGCAGGCCGGCGATGCGCTTCCAGAGCGCGGCCGCCTCGTCGTCGTCGTGGTAGACGGTGACCCAGATCGTGTCGGGGTCGAAGCCGAACCCGCCGTCCGCGGTGGAGCCCGTGACGAGCTCCCACGCGTAGGTGATCGCGCCTTCCTTGAAGTAGTCCCCGAACGAGAAGTTGCCGTTCATCTGGAAGAACGTGCCGTGCCGGGTCGTCTTGCCGACCTCTTCGATGTCGAGCGTGCGCACGCACTTCTGCACGCTGGTGGCGCGCGGCCACGGCGCGGTCTGCTCGCCGAGCATGTACGGGATGAACGGCACCATGCCCGCGATGACGAACAGCGTCGAGGGGTCGGGCGAGATGAGCGGGGCCGACGGGACGACGGTGTGGCCGCGGCCCTCGAAGTAGTCGAGCCAGCGCTGGCGGATCTCGGCGGTACGCATGGTGTCCTCGGTGCTCGTCGGGTGCTCGTCGTGTGGCGGTGCCGGCTCGCGACCGGCGGTGGTGCTGTCAGGTTCAGCGTGCGCGGGCGGCGGGGTGTTCCGCTGCCGGCGCGTGCTCGTCAGTAGAACGAGTAGGGCAGGTCCCCGTCGGCGTCGTCCGGGTCCTCGGTCGCGGGTCTGCGGTGCGCGGCCCGGCGCGGCGACGCTCCCGGCGCCGCGTTCTCGGTTTCGCGGCGACGAGCCCGCTCGTCGCGCAGCGCGTCCACGTCCACGTCCACGTCGCCGACGAGGTCGTGCTTGAGCTGCTCCTCGCGCTCCGTGAGGCCCGCGAGGAACTCGGCGCGCGCGGTGCGGGCCGCGGTCGTCACCTGGTCCACGACGCCGAGCGCCTCCCCCGTGCCGGCCGGCAGGTACCCGGTCGCGACGTCGCGCGCGCGGCGCACCGCCACGAGAGTCACCGTCGCGCCCACGGCGACCCAGAACAGGCGCCGCATCAGCGGGTCCTCGACGCCTTCGCGCTCGCGCTCAGGCCGGACAGCGCGCGGCGGACGCCGTAGGAGAACGCGGCGACCTTGATCATCGGGCCGCCGACCGTCGCGGCGAACAGCGACGTGAGCGCCGAGACGTTCGCGGACACCTGGGCCGCGGACGTCGTGATCGTGTCGACGCGCTCGAGCTGGCTGTTGGTCGACGCGACCACCGTCGCCGTCTCGTCGATCACCGGGAGCGTGTGCTCGGTGATCTGGCGCAGCGACGCGCTGGCCTGGTCGAAGGTCCGCCCGAGCTTGACCAGCGGGACCGCGAGGACCCCGACGAGCAGCACGAACGCGATCGCCGCGACGAGTCCTGCGACGTCTCCGACCGACATGGAGGCCCTCCCGAACAGTGGTGGTCGGGCGAGCGCCCGAACCTGCGAAACCCTACCCGGACAGCACAGCGCCCCGCGTGCGCCGACTTCGGCACGCGCGGGGCGCTGAGGTGCTGCGATGCGTGCGGCTGTCAGCGCGCGTAGTACTCGACGACGAGCTGGACCTCGCAGGTCACGGGGACCTCGGCGCGCTTGGGCGCACGGACCAGGACGGCGCTCAGCTTCTCGAGCTGGACGTCGAGGTAGCCCGGGACGGCCGGCAGGACGTCGCGGTGCGCACCGGCGGCGGCGACCTGGAACGGCACCGTGGCCTGGCTCTTGGGCTTGACCTGGAGGGTCTGGCCCGGCTTCACGCGGAACGACGGGCGGTCCACGATCTTGCCGTCGACGAGCACGTGGCGGTGCACGACGACCTGGCGGGCCTGGAGGATCGTGCGGGCGAAGCCGGCACGCAGGACGAGCGCGTCGAGACGCGTCTCGAGGTTCTCGACGAGGGCCTCACCGGTCAGGCCCGGGGCCTTGCGGGCGTCCTCGTACGCACGGGCGAGCTGCTTCTCGCGGAGCGCGTACTGCGCACGCAGGCGCTGCTTCTCGCGGAGACGGACGGCGTAGTCGGACTCGGTCCGGCGGCGCGCGCGGCCGTGCTCGCCCGGGGGGTAGGGGCGCTTCTCGAAGTGCTTGACGGCCTTGGGCGTCAGCGCGAGGCCGAGGGCGCGCGAGAGGCGCACCTGGCGACGCGAGCGGGTCACACTGCTCACAGACGTACTTCCTGTCGTTGTAGACGTCACACCCGACGCGGAGGACTCCGGCGGGGTGGGGCCGACCTTCGGTGCGCGACCCGTGTCGGACGTGCGGCTAAGGCCCCAGGTGGTCGTCCGGCTCGTCGGGACGGCCCGGTCCCCCCGGTCTCCCGGAGCGCGCCACGCCGTCGCCCGCCGGGCAACCTGTACAGACTAGCGGGTGCGCGGCGGTGCTCCCAACCGCGGTCAGCCGTCGCTCGCGAGGATCGCCCGGATCCGTTCGAGGCGCTCGGTCACCGACCGCTCGAAGCCGCGGTCGCTCGGCGTGTAGTACCGCGTCCCGACGAGCTCGTCGGGCAGGTACTGCTGCGCGGCGACCGCGTGCGGGGCGTCGTGCGCGTAGCGGTAGCCCCTGCCGTGGCCGAGCTCCTTCGCGCCGGCGTAGTGCGCGTCGCGCAGGTGCTCGGGGACCGAGCCGATCCGGCCCGCGCGCACGTCCGCGAGCGCCGCGTCGATCCCCGTGTACGCCGCGTTCGACTTCGGCGCGGTGGCGAGGTGCACGACGGCCTCCGCGAGGATGATGCGCGCCTCGGGCATGCCGATGAACGCGACGGCCTGGGCCGCGGCGACGGCGGTCTGCAGCGCGCTCGGGTCGGCCATGCCGACGTCCTCCGCGGCGGCGATGACGATGCGCCGGGCGATGAAGCGGGGGTCCTCGCCGGCGGCGATCATGCGCGCGAGGTAGTGCAGCGACGCGTCGACGTCCGAGCCGCGCATCGACTTGATGAATGCGCTGATGACGTCGTAGTGCTGGTCGCCGTCGCGGTCGTAGCGCACCGCGGCGACGTCGATCGCGCGCTCGACGGTCGCGAGGTCGACGACGGCGGGCGGTGCTGCGGCCTGCGGGTTCGCCGCGCCGCCGGCCTCGGCGTCCTCGGGCTGGGCGTCCTCGGCCCGGGCGTCGTCCGGCGCGGCGGAGTCGTCGGGCGCAGCGGCGGATGCTGCCGGCTCCGCGGGCGCCGCCGCGTCCGGCGCAGGCGGCGCGGGCCGCTCGTCGTGGTCCGCGAGCGCCGCGCCGGCCGCCGCCTCGAGGATCGTCAGGGCCTTGCGCGCGTCGCCGCCCGCGAGCCGCAGCAGGTGCTCCTCGGCGTCCTCGTCGAGGCTGACCGCGCCGCCGAGCCCGCGCTCGTCGAGCACGGCGCGGCGCACGAGCGCGCGGACGTCTTCCACACCGAGCGGTTGCAGGGTCAGCAGGAGCGAACGGGACAGCAGCGGGGAGTTCACCGAGAAGCTCGGGTTCTCGGTGGTCGCCGCGACGAGCGTGACCCAGCGGTTCTCGACGCTCGGGAGCAGCGCGTCCTGCTGGGCCTTGGTGAAGCGGTGCACCTCGTCGATGAACAGGACGGTCTCGCTGCCGTCCCCCGCGAGCCGGCGCCGGGCGTCGTCGATCACGGCCCGGACGTCCTTGACGCCCGCGGTCACCGCGGACAGCTCGACGAAGCGCCGCCCGGACGTCGCCGCGATGAGGTAGGCGAGCGTCGTCTTGCCGGTGCCGGGCGGCCCCCACAGCACCACGGAGCTCGGGGCGGCACGCCGTGAGCCCTCTCCCCCGGGCTCGACGAGGCGCCGCAGCGGTGAGCCGGCGACGAGCAGGTGCGCCTGCCCGGCGACCTCGGCGAGGGTGCGCGGGCGCATGCGCACCGCGAGAGGGGCGCCGGCGGAGACCGTCGGGAGCCCCTGCGCGGTCGAGCTGACCGCGTCGAACAGGTCCATGGCGCCGAGCCTACGCACCGTCGCCGACAGCCCCGGGACGGCGGCGGGCCCGCACCGGACCCGCGGGAGCCGTCCGCGCACGGGTCCGGTGTGCGGTCGCGCGCGCGTTGCTGCGATGCTGACGCCGTGTTCGAGAGCCTGGGCCGCGCGGTCGCCCACCACCCCCGCCTCACGGTCGCCGTCTGGCTCGTCCTCACGGTGCTCGGCTTCGGCCTCGCCGTGGTGGGCGTGCAGGGCGAGAACCTGTTCGAGCGGCTCTCGACGGGCGAGCCCGCGGTCCCCGGCTCGGACAGCTCGCGCGCCAACGAGATCCTGCAGGACTCGGACGAGCGCGGCGCGAGCCTGACGCTGGTCGTGCGGGGCGTGGACCCCACCACGGAGGGGGTCGCGGAGGCGCTCGCGCCGGTGCACGAGGAGCTCGCGGGCATCGAGGGCGTCGCGTCGGTGATCGACCCGCTGGTCCTGCCGGAGGGCGCGGCGAACCCGGCGGCGGCGCCGCTGATCGCCCAGGACGGCAGCGGCTTCCTCGTCGTCGTCGAGCTCGAGCCCGGGCTGGGCGAGGTCGCGCAGGACGAGGCGCTCGGCGCCGTGGAGCGCACGCTCGACGGCGTCCCCACGGCGCTGGAGCCGGTCTCCCCCGGGGCGAGCGGGCTCGTCGGGGGGACGTCGCTCATCGTCGAGGCGATCACGAGCCAGGTCGAGGAGGACCTCGCGACGGGCGAGACGATCGCGCTGCCCGTCGCGCTCGTGATCATGGTCCTCGTCTTCGGCGGGTTCCTCGCGGCCTCGATGCCGATGGTCGGCGCGATCGCGTCGATCGCGGGCGGGCTCGGCGCGCTGCTCGGCTTCTCCTACGTGCTCGACCTCGACTCGTCAGTCGTCAACGTCGTCACGATCCTCGGCCTGGGGCTCTCGATCGACTACGGGCTGCTCATCGTGTCCCGGTTCCGCGAGGAGCTGCACCACCTCGTCGACGAGGACGGCGGGGCCGGTGCGCGCCGGCGACGCGGCGACGGCGCGGTCGTGACCGCCCTGACCCGCACGATGTCGACCGCGGGGCGCACGGTCGCGTTCTCGGCGGTGACGGTCGCGATCTCGATCGCGGGGCTGCTCGCGTTCCGGCCCGACATCCTGCGGGCGTTCGGTGCGGCGGGTGTCGCGGTGATCGTCGTGGCCGTCGCGACGGCGCTCACGCTCGTGCCGGCGATGCTCGTGCTGTTCGGGCGCCGGCTCGTGCGCCCCGGGCTCGTCTCGCGCGTCCCGGGGCTGCGGGGGCTGCTCGCCCGCACCGCGGACGTGCAGTCCGAGGAGGGCGTGTTCTCGCGGCTCGCGACCCGGGTGCAGCGCCACCCGTGGCTCGTGATGCTCGGGTCCGTGGTGCTGCTGGGGGTGCTCGCGCTCCCGCTCACGCAGCTCGAGCTGCGCAACTCCACGACGCAGCTGCTCCCGACGGGCACGACGCAGCGCGAGTACGTCGAGGCGCTCGCCGACGACTACCCCGCGGCCTCGTCCCCGGGGGTCGTCGTGGTCGCCGAGACCTCGCTCGAGGCCGCCACGGCGTGGGCCGCGTCGATCGCCGAGCTCGACGACGTCGCGGCCGTCGACCCGCCGTCGCCGAGCGGCGCGCACGTCGTCATCGGCGTCCGGCCGGACACGACCGATCCCGGCGACGCGGTCGCGCGCGGCGTGGTCACCCAGATCCGCGACCTCGACGCCGACTTCCCGGTGCTCGTCACCGGTCAGGCCGCGGGCCAGATGGACTTCGCGGACTCGCTCGTCGAGCGCCTGCCCTGGGCCGCCGGCATCGTCGCCGCCGCGACCCTCGTGCTGCTGTTCCTGATGACCGGCTCGGTCGTGATCCCGGTCAAGGCGCTGCTGACGAACGTGCTGTCGATCGCGGCGTCGCTGGGCGTGCTCGTCTGGGTGTTCCAGGACGGGCACCTGTCCGGCCTCATCGGCTTCGTGTCGACCGGCGGCATCGAGACGTACGTGCTCGCGCTGGTCGTGGCGTTCGCGTTCGGCCTCGCGATGGACTACGAGGTGTTCCTGCTCTCGCGGATCAAGGAGCTGCACGACGCCGGGCTGCCCAACGACGAGGCCGTGCGCCTGGGGCTGCAGCGCTCGGGGCGCATCATCACCTCGGCCGCGGCGATCATCATCGTCGTGTTCGCGGGCTTCGTGGCCGGCAAGCTCCTCGTCATCAAGGAGGTCGGCTTCGCCCTCGCGGTCGCGGTCCTCATCGACGCGACGGTCGTGCGCCTGCTGCTCGTCCCGGCGACGATGACGATCCTCGGGCGCGCGAACTGGTGGGCCCCGGGCTTCCTGCGCCGTCTGCACGCGCGCGTCGGCCTGGATCACTGACGCGGCGCGTCACCCTCGCGTCGCGTCGGCCTCACGACCCGCGCGCCGGCGCCCGACCCGCGCCTGGCTGACCCGACGCGTCACCCGCGTGGGCCTGCCGGGCGCCGGACGACGCGGGTCAGGATCGACGGATGATACGCCCGGCCCCCGTCGACCGCGGCGCGTACCTGCGGGCGCGGTGGCGTGCGCGTGCCGCGACGACCGTCTGGGGGTGCGTGGCGGCGTACGGGGCCGCGGCGATCCTCGCGGCGGCGGGGTCGGACTCCGGGCTCGAGCGCGCCACGGCCGGCTGGGTGTTCTTCCAGCTGGGGCTCGTGCTGGTCCCGCTCGGATGGGCCGTCGTGCGGGCCTGGCGGCGGTCCGCCGCGCTGCGTCCGCTGCGGCTGCACACGGACGCCGGCCCGGGAGCGTGGGCGGGCGTCCCCGAGCTCGACGAACCCGCGACCGCACCGCACACCGGCCTCACCGGGCTGGCGGAGCCGCCGCGCCGGTGGTGACCGGCGCGGCGACCGCTCACTCCGCGGGCGGCGCGGCCTTCGGCTTCGCGTCGACGCCGGCCTCGCGGCGCTGGGCCGCGGTGATCGGTGCGGGCGCGCCGGTCAGCGGGTCGTAGCCGCCGCCCGACTTCGGGAACGCGATGACGTCGCGGATCGACTCCGAGCGCGTGAGCAGCGCGACGATCCGGTCCCAGCCGAACGCGATCCCGCCGTGCGGGGGCGCACCGAACTGGAACGCGTCGAGCAGGAAGCCGAACTTCTCCTGGGCCTCCTCCTCGCCGATCCCCATGATCCGGAAGACGCGCTCCTGCACGTCGCGGCGGTGGATACGGATGGACCCGCCGCCGATCTCGTTGCCGTTGCACACGATGTCGTACGCGTACGCGAGCGCCTGGCCCGGGTCCTCCTCGAACCGGTCGAGCCACTCGGGCGTCGGCGACGTGAACGCGTGGTGCACCGCGGTCCAGGCGCCCTCGCCGACCGCGACGTCGTCGTCCTCGCCCGTGGGCTTGAACAGCGGCGCGTCGACGACCCAGACGAAGTTCCACGCGTCCTCGTCGATGAGCCCGCCGCGCCGCCCGATCTCGAGCCGCGCCGCACCAAGGAGCGCGCGCGCGTCCGACACCGTGCCCGCCGCGAAGAAGACCGCGTCCCCCGGGCTCGCACCCACGGCGGCGACCAGGCCCGCGCGCTCGGTCTCGGACAGGTTCTTGGCGACGGGACCGCCGAGCTCCCCGTCCTCGCCCACGGTCACGTACGCGAGGCCCTTGGCGCCGCGCTGCTTGGCCCACTCCTGCCACGCGTCGAACCCGCGACGCGGCGTCGCGGCGCCGCCCGGCTGGACGACCGCACCGACGTAGGGCGCCTGGAAGACGCGGAACGGGGTGTCCGCGAAGTACTCGGTCAGCTCGACGAGCTCGAGCCCGAAGCGCAGGTCCGGCTTGTCGGAGCCGTACCGCGCCATCGCGTCGGCGAACGTCATGCGCGGGATCGGCGTCGGGATCGTGTACCCGATGAGCTCCCACAGCGCGACGAGGATCTTCTCGCCGAGCGCGATGACGTCGTCCTGCTCGACGAAGCTCATCTCGACGTCGAGCTGCGTGAACTCGGGCTGCCGGTCCGCGCGGAAGTCCTCGTCGCGGTAGCAGCGCGCGATCTGGTAGTACCGCTCGAGGCCCGCGACCATGAGCAGCTGCTTGAACAGCTGCGGGGACTGCGGCAGCGCGTACCACGAGCCGGGCGCGAGCCGCGCGGGCACCACGAAGTCGCGGGCGCCCTCGGGGGTCGAGCGCGTCAGCGTCGGGGTCTCGACCTCGACGAAGTCCTGGGCGTCGAGCACGCGGCGTGCGGCCTGGTTCGCCTGCGAGCGCAGCCGCAGCGCACGCGCCGGGGCGGGACGACGCAGGTCGAGGTAGCGGTGCTTGAGGCGCGCCTCCTCGCCGATCGTCTCGTCGAGCGCGGACGACACCTGGAACG
The Cellulomonas sp. NS3 DNA segment above includes these coding regions:
- the ruvX gene encoding Holliday junction resolvase RuvX, with protein sequence MPPDTAAPVTRGSRLGVDVGSVRVGLAASDPDGLIATPVDTVPRDTRRPAPGALPADVLRIAAEADERAAAVVYVGLPRHLSGAEGAASEAARAYAVVLAQAVAPVPVRLVDERMSTVSAHQALRASGRAGRSHRQVVDQAAAVVILQTALDAERVTGARAGERVDADPPVVARDAGGCGDGRTRLQDGADERHDGPTSQGSEGRERE
- the alaS gene encoding alanine--tRNA ligase translates to MRTAEIRQRWLDYFEGRGHTVVPSAPLISPDPSTLFVIAGMVPFIPYMLGEQTAPWPRATSVQKCVRTLDIEEVGKTTRHGTFFQMNGNFSFGDYFKEGAITYAWELVTGSTADGGFGFDPDTIWVTVYHDDDEAAALWKRIAGLPDERIQRRGMKDNYWSTGARGPAGPCSEIYVDRGPEYGAEGGPVVDEDRYIEIWNLVFMQYERGDGGGKEDFPILGELQQKNIDTGMGLERVAYLLQGVDNMYEIDEVFPVIQAAQELSGRRYGADRDDDVRMRVVADHVRSSLMLMGDGVTPSNEGRGYVLRRLLRRSVRAMRLLGVEDLALPTLLPVSKDAMSPSYPELAERFDRISTVAYAEEDAFRRTLAAGTTILDTAVRTVKTQAGADAPAATPLLSGEQAFQLHDTYGFPIDLTLEMAAEQGVSVDETAFRALMQAQRQRARADALAKRAGRADTAAYQELHQTLSSEQSGPVQFLGYTDTTSRSRVVGLLVDGVPAPAATAPADVEVVLDRTPFYAESGGQLADQGTIVLDGGARIEVDDVQAPVKGLSVHHGRLVDGTVTFGEAGTATIDVLRRKAISRAHTATHMVHKALREALGDTATQAGSENAPSRIRFDFRSSAAVPAGALSEIEERVNTQLAEDLDVTDEVMPIAEARALGAMALFGEKYGDRVRVVSIGGDWSRELCAGTHVRRSGQLGLVTLLGESSIGSGVRRVDALVGDGAYGFQAKEHALVGQLSGLLGARPDELGDRVSSLLTRLKESEKELAALRQAQVLAGAGALASGASEVGGVRVVAHDAGEVSSADDLRTLVLDVRARLGESEPAVVAVGGVAKGRPVVVVATNAAARERGVRAGALVKSASGVLGGGGGGKDDLAQGGGTDASRLGAALDGLRAEIGAAA
- a CDS encoding DUF948 domain-containing protein, producing the protein MSVGDVAGLVAAIAFVLLVGVLAVPLVKLGRTFDQASASLRQITEHTLPVIDETATVVASTNSQLERVDTITTSAAQVSANVSALTSLFAATVGGPMIKVAAFSYGVRRALSGLSASAKASRTR
- the rpsD gene encoding 30S ribosomal protein S4, which encodes MSSVTRSRRQVRLSRALGLALTPKAVKHFEKRPYPPGEHGRARRRTESDYAVRLREKQRLRAQYALREKQLARAYEDARKAPGLTGEALVENLETRLDALVLRAGFARTILQARQVVVHRHVLVDGKIVDRPSFRVKPGQTLQVKPKSQATVPFQVAAAGAHRDVLPAVPGYLDVQLEKLSAVLVRAPKRAEVPVTCEVQLVVEYYAR
- a CDS encoding replication-associated recombination protein A — encoded protein: MDLFDAVSSTAQGLPTVSAGAPLAVRMRPRTLAEVAGQAHLLVAGSPLRRLVEPGGEGSRRAAPSSVVLWGPPGTGKTTLAYLIAATSGRRFVELSAVTAGVKDVRAVIDDARRRLAGDGSETVLFIDEVHRFTKAQQDALLPSVENRWVTLVAATTENPSFSVNSPLLSRSLLLTLQPLGVEDVRALVRRAVLDERGLGGAVSLDEDAEEHLLRLAGGDARKALTILEAAAGAALADHDERPAPPAPDAAAPAEPAASAAAPDDSAAPDDARAEDAQPEDAEAGGAANPQAAAPPAVVDLATVERAIDVAAVRYDRDGDQHYDVISAFIKSMRGSDVDASLHYLARMIAAGEDPRFIARRIVIAAAEDVGMADPSALQTAVAAAQAVAFIGMPEARIILAEAVVHLATAPKSNAAYTGIDAALADVRAGRIGSVPEHLRDAHYAGAKELGHGRGYRYAHDAPHAVAAQQYLPDELVGTRYYTPSDRGFERSVTERLERIRAILASDG
- a CDS encoding MMPL family transporter, whose protein sequence is MFESLGRAVAHHPRLTVAVWLVLTVLGFGLAVVGVQGENLFERLSTGEPAVPGSDSSRANEILQDSDERGASLTLVVRGVDPTTEGVAEALAPVHEELAGIEGVASVIDPLVLPEGAANPAAAPLIAQDGSGFLVVVELEPGLGEVAQDEALGAVERTLDGVPTALEPVSPGASGLVGGTSLIVEAITSQVEEDLATGETIALPVALVIMVLVFGGFLAASMPMVGAIASIAGGLGALLGFSYVLDLDSSVVNVVTILGLGLSIDYGLLIVSRFREELHHLVDEDGGAGARRRRGDGAVVTALTRTMSTAGRTVAFSAVTVAISIAGLLAFRPDILRAFGAAGVAVIVVAVATALTLVPAMLVLFGRRLVRPGLVSRVPGLRGLLARTADVQSEEGVFSRLATRVQRHPWLVMLGSVVLLGVLALPLTQLELRNSTTQLLPTGTTQREYVEALADDYPAASSPGVVVVAETSLEAATAWAASIAELDDVAAVDPPSPSGAHVVIGVRPDTTDPGDAVARGVVTQIRDLDADFPVLVTGQAAGQMDFADSLVERLPWAAGIVAAATLVLLFLMTGSVVIPVKALLTNVLSIAASLGVLVWVFQDGHLSGLIGFVSTGGIETYVLALVVAFAFGLAMDYEVFLLSRIKELHDAGLPNDEAVRLGLQRSGRIITSAAAIIIVVFAGFVAGKLLVIKEVGFALAVAVLIDATVVRLLLVPATMTILGRANWWAPGFLRRLHARVGLDH
- the aspS gene encoding aspartate--tRNA ligase gives rise to the protein MLRTHSAGSLRAEHIGTTVTLTGWVDRRRDHGGVAFIDLRDASGIAQVVIRDEQVAHGLRNEYVLQVTGEVGRRPEGNENAHLATGEVEVVAREVVVLNESAPLPFQVSSALDETIGEEARLKHRYLDLRRPAPARALRLRSQANQAARRVLDAQDFVEVETPTLTRSTPEGARDFVVPARLAPGSWYALPQSPQLFKQLLMVAGLERYYQIARCYRDEDFRADRQPEFTQLDVEMSFVEQDDVIALGEKILVALWELIGYTIPTPIPRMTFADAMARYGSDKPDLRFGLELVELTEYFADTPFRVFQAPYVGAVVQPGGAATPRRGFDAWQEWAKQRGAKGLAYVTVGEDGELGGPVAKNLSETERAGLVAAVGASPGDAVFFAAGTVSDARALLGAARLEIGRRGGLIDEDAWNFVWVVDAPLFKPTGEDDDVAVGEGAWTAVHHAFTSPTPEWLDRFEEDPGQALAYAYDIVCNGNEIGGGSIRIHRRDVQERVFRIMGIGEEEAQEKFGFLLDAFQFGAPPHGGIAFGWDRIVALLTRSESIRDVIAFPKSGGGYDPLTGAPAPITAAQRREAGVDAKPKAAPPAE